The stretch of DNA CCACATCCACGCGCTCGACAAGTCGCTCTCCTTCTTCTCGCACGGCAGGtgcggctcgccggcgtcctccgccgccgcccgccacctcgCGCAGTCCACCCACTTCGAGCACTCCCGAGCCGCGGCTCAGTCGGCGATCGTCCGTGTCGCCGAGGTCGCCGCGTACCGCCTCATCTTCCTGGACTCGCACCACTCCTTCTACGGCGGCCTCTACGTCGGCGCCGTCGCGGACGCCCGCATCCGCCCCGCGCTCCGCACGCTCAAGCAGAACCTGTCGTTCCTTGTCTCCATCCTCGTCGACCGCGCGCAGCCGGTGGCCGTCCGGGAGGTGATGAAGGCCTCGTTCCAGGCATTCCTGATGgtcctgctcgccggcggcagcgagaGGAGCTTCACGGCGGAGGACCACGCCATCATCGAGGAGGACTTCCGGAGTCTGAAGCGAGCCTTCTGCACGCGTGGCGAGGGCCTCGTGGCCGAAGAGGTGGTGGAGGGCGAGGCCCTGGCAGCGGAAGGCGTCGTCGCGCTAATGGGCCAGACGGCGGAGCAGCTCGTGGACGAGTTCGGCATCGCCGCGTACGAGACCACCGGGGCGGTCTCCGACAGGCAGCAGCTACCGATGCCGCCGACGACCAGGCGGTGGAGCCGCACGGACCCAAACaccatcctgcgcgtgctgtgcCACCGCGacgacgaggtcgccagccacTTCCTGAAGCGCACGTTCCAGCTTCCCAAGAGGCGGTAACTGCTGACCAGGCTCGCTGGATCTTTCTATTCTTGCAGAGGCAGGGCGTGTGTGAATTGCAGACTTCATTTTGCATATTGACATGGGGTGTATGTGTATTACAAGTATTTGAAAACAAATCCGTTTGAATCATTTTCAGTTTGTAGTTTTCATTGCAGGAGTGAAGGTCAAGGGAAGAGAATTTGTCTGAAATTTGGAAAATGAAGTGGTTTCGGTGTTGCAGATGCTGGTACATATCCGAGTAGAAAAATAGGCCCCCCAAAATATCAAACCAGACAACAAATGTAACTCTCCTTACAGGTTACTGTGACTGTGCAAGAAGAGACAGGGGGAAGCAGTTGAGATGGGGGAACGGAAACAGGCAAGCATAGTTCAGAAGGGGGGAGGAACAGGGGCAATTGCAACTCGCCATATTGACAGAAGTCAGAATAATGTTGAAGTAATACATCATATTGACAGTGCCACAAAAGAGCATGCTAGAATATGGATGGCAATGTAATGTTTACAACATATGAAAGAATATAGAATAGACAGACCAAAGAAATGCAACTGGATTCAcaatctctctttctctgtatGACTCCCCATCAACATAACAGCTTTTGACACTCTTTCCCCTCCTAGCGGGAGGTGTTCTGTTTACTAGCAATTCACCGTTTCAACCTGCAAAAGTCTGCAGATGTTTACCATCAGAGGATAATACTTTTAGCAAGCATGAAGTAGTACATCAACAGTCAGATTGCTGAGATTGTAAGCTCACCTGGCCAAATCTGGTTCTGGTCCTCATAAACCCCCCTCTTGTCACCGGATCAGCCCCCTTGGCACTGCTGCAGTTCCAGTAAGCCCCCACCGTCCCCAGGATCGGCATGTCATCtgggctcgggctcggggaccTCGACCTCCTCGGCGACGACTTGGCTGATGATATCTTGATGTCCTCCACGGTCAGGGCCCCAAGGATCGGACGATCCTCCCGGCTGATCGGCGAGTAGGACCGAACCGAGTTGCTCTCAGGCGTCCCCGAGGAACCGAGCCATGTGGAGAGGCTGGCGTCCACGGAGGTCTCCTGCTTGCTCGGCGTGCTAGGGGTGTAGCTGTAGTGCGAGAACGCCGgtctctcatccttcttctttgccGACACGGCTGGCTCGGCGAGGAGGTCCATCCGGTTCTCCTGCCCAAGCGCGACGTTCTCCTTGTCCGAGGACTTGGCAACGCTGGGCTTGGCTTCCTTCCACTGGGTGAGGTTCTCTACCGAGTTGAGCACCGCGGGGGCCACGCCAGTCGCTGCTACCTGCCCGCCGCTATCCTTGGGCGTCTTGCTGATCGGGAGCAGGAACAGCGACTCGCACGCCTCCTCCTCGCTACGCCCAATGCTGAGGAGACCgtgctcttcttcttcgtcgTCCATCGCGCACTCATCGAGCccgtcctcttcttcctcatcctcctcgtcGTCTTCGAATTCATCGTACTCTTCCTCCTCGGCGTCCTCGTACTCGCTGTCATTGTCGCTGTCGGCGCAGTTGCTGTACCTGTGGTTCAAGGGGAAGGCCTCGGACTTGGCGCACTCCGGCGTCAGCATCCAGTCCTTCTCCCTGCTAGCGCTATCCTCCTCCGGATCGGCTCCTTCGCCGTCCTCCTCCGGGATCGCGACCGCCTCGAAGGTGGTGACGTTGGGATCGAACGTCACCTTCTTCTTCACGACGGCCAAGCACATGTCATCCGTGGAATCCCTGAACAAACACAGAAAATAACATGAGACGAATCGCCCATCCCCCAGCGAGGAGATCTCATCCCGTAGATCGAAATTGCAACCATCCACCACGAACCTCAGCTCGAGCAGCGTTGccaggagcggcgcggcggcggagacgacCTCCCCATCCAAATCGACCTTCTTCGGCGTAACCCGCGGGGCGGCCTGATCCCATCGCACACAGAACAGATTCGATCAGATGACCCGATCCAACCCTAAAATTCGAACGAACAACAGGGGGGACAAAACACGAAGCGGATCGAGTCATTTTACCCGGGAGCGGCCGTTGGGGGATTGTGCCGGCGAccgcttgcggcggcggcggcgctccttgGCACCCCCAAAGCAGCCAAGGAAGCAGCCCATCGGgttccgcggcgacggcgggatgCGGCAGAGGAGTGGGAGGGGAGCGGGGCACTGATGATGGCTAGTGATGAGGAGGCGGCATGTCCATTTGGGGGAGGAGCGGAACGGGAAGGGGATGAAGCGCCGCGAGTGGTAACGGTCAAGTTGACCCAGCTGGCAAGTGACCGTTGGAGGGACGGAACTCGAGTTGCGGAGCCTCGCGAGGGCCTCAACCCTCAACCAGGAGGGAATCCGAGGATCGCCAAGAAAACGGGCTTCGTCACATGGGCCTACCTACGTCTATGTGGCCCATGGTCATACGTGGACCACCGAAACACAACTCACCCATTTTATGAGAGCTGGGCTGGCGATTCGTCTagcaattttttttctcgaatacgcgcGTAGCTAATCATTGTATTAAGACGAAGAAGAAATTGATACAGTGCTCGGTTACAACCCAAATGGAAAGGACTCTAGATGAACACAAGCCGGCAAGCCAGCTGAACACAACCCGAAAGATAAACTCCCACGTGAACTACTCACATCCCGCACAACCTAAACGACTGGCTTTAAGCGTAGCCCTCAGTCAATGCTCCATCCCACGGACGGAGAGCTCTTGCTCTTGTTTTTCAACATCGGAAACATGTCCTGCAATGCGTCCACGTGGTGCGGCGAAGGTTCgcgaaataaattctccaccGCTTGCTCAGCCGAAGCCGCTAAGGGCAGAGGCGCACCAACCTCATCGAGTCGGCGCATCAGGAGCACCGCCCCTCGCTTTGCCAGCTTGACGGCCGAGAGAGGGTCCACGGCTTGGCGATGGCTTCGCCTGAGGCCAAATGCCTCAGATGAAGGCAGCTGAGGAGGCGCGTCGACGAGAACAGGGTCAACTCGACGGCGACGAGAACAAGTGGCGGCGGAATATTCCTGGTAACATTGCTGATGAAGTCCTCCAAGGCCGCGAAATTGCCGTCCTCCGACGCTCCAACCGTGCCGGTTGCCTCCTTAGAAGCCGGCATGTCGGCCAATGGTGGCACCTCAACGGCCGGCGCCACCACAGCTGGCACCACCTCAGTCGCTGGTGGCATCTCCACGGCCGGCACCACCTCAGTCGCTGGTGGCACCTCCATAGGCACCACGGGTGTGGCAGCCCCAGAGTACCCCTGCAGACCACTGGAGCTCTCCTGGGAAACACTCGCCACCGAAGCCCGATCTCGAAGCTCCTGAGATCGGAAGGTGGCCACGAACAGCTCGGGGAAGGCAGGCCCGAGGGTGAAGTCGTCCTCCTCGACGCGAAGCACAGCCATGATCACTGACTTGGCCGCGACCAAAGCAACTACGGTCAAGGCATCGGTGGCGGAGAGCGTGAGGTCGAGGCCAccgtcagcagcagcagtcttCCACAACGTCCGATCGTCC from Panicum virgatum strain AP13 chromosome 9K, P.virgatum_v5, whole genome shotgun sequence encodes:
- the LOC120647370 gene encoding histone H3.v1-like isoform X1, which translates into the protein MGCFLGCFGGAKERRRRRKRSPAQSPNGRSRAAPRVTPKKVDLDGEVVSAAAPLLATLLELRDSTDDMCLAVVKKKVTFDPNVTTFEAVAIPEEDGEGADPEEDSASREKDWMLTPECAKSEAFPLNHRYSNCADSDNDSEYEDAEEEEYDEFEDDEEDEEEEDGLDECAMDDEEEEHGLLSIGRSEEEACESLFLLPISKTPKDSGGQVAATGVAPAVLNSVENLTQWKEAKPSVAKSSDKENVALGQENRMDLLAEPAVSAKKKDERPAFSHYSYTPSTPSKQETSVDASLSTWLGSSGTPESNSVRSYSPISREDRPILGALTVEDIKISSAKSSPRRSRSPSPSPDDMPILGTVGAYWNCSSAKGADPVTRGGFMRTRTRFGQVETVNC
- the LOC120647370 gene encoding histone H3.v1-like isoform X2, encoding MGCFLGCFGGAKERRRRRKRSPAQSPNGRSRAAPRVTPKKVDLDGEVVSAAAPLLATLLELRDSTDDMCLAVVKKKVTFDPNVTTFEAVAIPEEDGEGADPEEDSASREKDWMLTPECAKSEAFPLNHRYSNCADSDNDSEYEDAEEEEYDEFEDDEEDEEEEDGLDECAMDDEEEEHGLLSIGRSEEEACESLFLLPISKTPKDSGGQVAATGVAPAVLNSVENLTQWKEAKPSVAKSSDKENVALGQENRMDLLAEPAVSAKKKDERPAFSHYSYTPSTPSKQETSVDASLSTWLGSSGTPESNSVRSYSPISREDRPILGALTVEDIKISSAKSSPRRSRSPSPSPDDMPILGTVGAYWNCSSAKGADPVTRGGFMRTRTRFGQTFAG